A single genomic interval of Dysidea avara chromosome 6, odDysAvar1.4, whole genome shotgun sequence harbors:
- the LOC136259186 gene encoding uncharacterized protein, whose amino-acid sequence MHTTSVERRSGSGKRKAPLAKRASVDDIAACGVDMTDGEIKQSSSVGNLNNIDLNEPLTVINTNTSGKSGTLVDAVIKLYTLDHSYKFISVSQKTTVGEVIERAVREFFQMTLAKMSDRIIVSLW is encoded by the exons ATGCATACAACAAGCGTAGAAAGACGTAGTGGTTCAGGTAAACGGAAAGCTCCTCTGGCAAAACGAGCTTCTGTAGATGACATAGCAGCCTGTGGAGTGGACATGACAGATGGAGAG ATAAAACAATCTTCATCTGTTGGAAATCTAAACAACATTGATTTAAATGAGCCACTCACAGTTATAAATACGAACACTTCTGGTAAAAGTGGCACTCTTGTGGATGCTGTCATCAAGTTGTATACACTGGATCACTCCTACAAGTTTATAAGTGTCTCTCAA AAAACTACAGTTGGTGAGGTCATAGAAAGAGCTGTCCGAGAGTTTTTCCAGATGACCTTAGCCAAAATGTCAGACA GAATTATTGTATCACTTTGGTAA